Proteins encoded together in one Oculatellaceae cyanobacterium window:
- a CDS encoding response regulator, with product MTHILLIDDEEALRASLTYSLVKEGYQVTTAADGRTALKLFHKQVPDVILLDLMLPEIDGMELCWRIRAFSQVPILMLTAKDQDIEKTWGLEAGADDYITKPFNTSELLTRIETVLKSRAEGQKS from the coding sequence ATGACACATATTTTACTAATTGATGATGAAGAGGCATTACGTGCTAGTCTAACTTATTCTTTAGTTAAAGAAGGTTATCAGGTAACAACAGCAGCAGATGGGCGAACTGCATTAAAACTGTTTCACAAGCAAGTCCCAGATGTGATTCTTCTAGACTTGATGCTACCAGAAATAGATGGAATGGAGTTGTGCTGGCGCATCAGAGCATTTTCTCAAGTGCCTATTTTGATGCTAACAGCCAAAGATCAAGACATTGAAAAAACTTGGGGTTTAGAAGCAGGTGCAGATGATTACATCACAAAACCTTTCAATACTAGCGAACTCTTAACAAGGATAGAAACTGTTTTAAAAAGTCGTGCTGAAGGTCAAAAATCTTAA